A window from Candidatus Ozemobacteraceae bacterium encodes these proteins:
- a CDS encoding biotin/lipoate A/B protein ligase family protein yields the protein MDTGILRVIIDEAGAPETNMAADEALARSLQLRGGGPFARFYRWNPPSMSFGYFQPVERLVDLHAAEAAGIGVVRRKSGGKMVFHADEITFSIGMPFSLLRNGAAGRGDFLTCFQAVMRPLVDALAAAGVPARFSEDHEVKPGRSDRIHCYAAAAGHSVYAGGKKLIGAAGSVMGEVLVVHGSLPITRRDLPSAVLTPAVRAREDDARQPLISVLTDFMSPASVADLPAHIARTIASTFDLELLPSEYDDIERHEIEILSREKYSRIDWKSLPPETWESRLQKAFPRND from the coding sequence GTGGATACCGGAATACTCAGGGTCATCATCGACGAAGCCGGGGCGCCGGAAACGAACATGGCGGCCGACGAGGCGCTGGCGCGATCGCTGCAGCTGCGCGGCGGCGGGCCGTTCGCCAGGTTCTATCGGTGGAATCCGCCTTCGATGTCGTTCGGATATTTTCAGCCCGTCGAGCGCCTTGTCGATCTGCACGCCGCCGAAGCCGCCGGGATCGGCGTGGTGCGGCGCAAATCGGGCGGCAAGATGGTGTTTCACGCCGACGAGATCACGTTTTCGATCGGAATGCCCTTTTCCCTGCTTCGGAACGGCGCCGCCGGGAGAGGCGATTTCCTGACGTGTTTTCAGGCCGTGATGCGGCCCCTCGTCGATGCTCTCGCGGCCGCCGGAGTTCCTGCGCGGTTTTCGGAAGACCATGAAGTGAAGCCGGGCCGCTCGGATCGCATTCACTGCTACGCCGCGGCGGCCGGTCACTCGGTATACGCCGGGGGAAAGAAACTGATCGGGGCTGCCGGGAGCGTCATGGGAGAAGTTCTCGTCGTCCACGGTTCCCTTCCGATCACTCGACGTGATCTGCCTTCGGCGGTTCTCACGCCGGCGGTCCGGGCTCGAGAGGACGACGCTCGTCAGCCACTCATTTCGGTTCTGACCGATTTCATGTCACCGGCCTCCGTGGCTGATCTGCCGGCACACATCGCTCGCACCATTGCCTCGACATTCGATCTGGAGCTGCTTCCGTCGGAATACGATGACATCGAGCGCCATGAAATCGAGATCCTCAGCCGAGAAAAATACTCCCGCATCGACTGGAAGAGCCTCCCCCCCGAAACCTGGGAATCACGGCTCCAAAAGGCTTTCCCCCGGAACGATTGA